The window CAGCGCCACAAGACGCTCAGGCTCACGGACGCTCCAACCGCGCAGCGCGAAGGCGTTGAAACCGCTGAAGGCCGCCGCCGAAAAGCCGAGTCCACCGGTGAGCCCAAGAATCGCCACCGCGGCAAACACCGGCTGCCGTCGCAGCGACCGCGCGCCATAGCGAAGATCCTGCCAGACGCTCTCCATCCACCCCGTCAGCCACACATTGCGCGACACTTCCCGCATTACGGTCACGTTGCCCATGGCCCGATGCGCCGCCGCGTCGGCATCGGACGGCGACAGCCCTTGCGCCTCGAGTGCGCGCCGCTTCAGCTCGAGGTGATGCGCGAGCTCCTCCTTGAGCTCCGCGCTGTGTCGCCGCCACCGCAGCCACACCCGCAATCGACGCCACAGGCGCCCCGCATCGTCAACCATGCGCGAGCACCCGCTGAATGGCCCGCATCATGCGCGTGAACTCGTCGCGTTCAACCGCCAGCTGCTTCTTCCCGGTGGCCGTGAGCGTGTAGTACCGCGCACGACGGTTGTTGTCCGAGATCCCCCACTCGGCCTTCACCCACCCTTCCAGCAACAGTCGCTGCAGCGCGGGATACAACGAGCTTTCCCCCACGTGCAACACCTGCTCCGAGCGCTGGCTCAGATACTCGGCGATGCCGTAGCCGTGCTTGCGCCCCGAGGTGAGGGACTTGAGCACCAGCAGGTCGAGGGTGCCCGGTAGCAGGGCCGGGGATTCACGAGGTGGCACGGGCG is drawn from Gemmatimonadaceae bacterium and contains these coding sequences:
- a CDS encoding PadR family transcriptional regulator is translated as MGEPPVPPRESPALLPGTLDLLVLKSLTSGRKHGYGIAEYLSQRSEQVLHVGESSLYPALQRLLLEGWVKAEWGISDNNRRARYYTLTATGKKQLAVERDEFTRMMRAIQRVLAHG